The DNA region tcagcgtcggcgtcaaccaaacgaacatcagataaacgagtttgacgcagccgctgacgccgacgccgacgctgacgctgaaaccggcggcaaccaaacgaacaggcCTTTAAACGATCAATGAAACtggaaaaaaatatacagaCGATTGTTGTTGGAAATCACCCTTGGGAGAAAAAACGGTTACGTTGTTTTTTCACTCTCACGTTTCTTTATCTTGCCTTGCATATATACGTATCTTTCTTTTTTGCAactttttttctatttactttaaatttaatattttcttatatgtgaaaattatatttttatatatatggaaaatatccgaacggattaAGATGTTCTTGTACGACTTTTCACTTTTTAAGCCATATATGAAAGCAAtatagaaaatgaaacaaaagcaTCTTCCTCAACCACTGTTTTCCATTTTCTCACAAACCAGAACTAAAACAAATCTCATGGTGTTAAAACGCAATAACCCATATGCATACGATTACACAACGTTGCAAACAACCAAACCTACTTAACCCATTAAAGAAGAAGAGTCTAAACACTCGCTGACTTACAGATAAAGAATCCCAAATACAGAGAGAGATGTGGAGACAACTCTAAATCATACAATCAGAAACGTCTTCTCGGGCTTCGTGACCTCCCCGACCTGCAAACCCCAATAACAACGATCAACGGTCAAATAACTTATGAAACTTACATACTGAAGTTAGAAAGACTTGATATGATATACACAAATATTAAactctaaatatattaaaattttacacTCACTCACTCAATCATGTCAGTAACTAATTAGTAACCTTTGATACTTGTAAAAACTCGACTTCAAAATAGCAAACAAAGTGTACAACTTTGTTCTGAAATAGATTAGTGTACAAACCTCATGTTCCTTCTCCTGTAAGATCCAGCATTGTTTGGTCCATTGCTGAAGGCCCAGTCCACGCAGACATTCTTTGTCAGAATCTCAGCACCATTCATTGCCTTAATAGCATTCTGCGCTTCTTCACTCTTCTCATATTCAATCAAAGCATAGCCCTGAACAAGAAGCGagtaaaaattactaaaacttacataatatatattcgCAAAACAGTAATGCACTCTTCAGACTCTCACAAGTCTAATATCCATCATGACAAGATTCTaacatagcaaaaaaaaattcagcttTACTACTGCAAACCCTACTAAACTACCACCATTAGGAACAAAAGGAGAAACTCCAAACCTTGACAAATCCAGTACGGCGATCGAGATTGAGATGCAAACTCTTAATCTCCCCAAAATCACCAAAGGCATTAGATATATCATCCTCCTGTGCCTCCTCATGAACTCCAGTAACCAAAACAATCCACCCCTCAATGGCTAAACAAAAAACCAAGACAACAAAGCATCAACTTTACACTTTCTATTACTTACAAAAACTATGTTAACTTAAAATTTACATAGGTTAACTAACTGTCGACAACACAGCAAGTAACAAACTTTCTAGGTCAAATCGAAGTATAGAGAACACATCAAGTAACAAACTTTCTGGGTCAAATCGAATCCTAGCCACATGGGTACTTagaaaaaaccctaaaaacaaaaaacaaatcaattgTACGCTTACATCGCTGGGGGCCAGGACCGCCATCGGAGCCGAGAGATTCGAAGTCGCGGGAGGAGAGGCGGCGCTGGCGATCGGAGTCTTTCTCCTCGCGAAACCCGCGGCCTTTGGTCTTCCTATTCGCCGATCCGTCGTCTGCTCCGGAGATAGCTGACCTAAGCCTCGGATGCGCGGCGCGTGGGGAGACATCGGCTGCTCCGAGGTCTTCGTCCATGAGGTCGTCCTCCTCTGGCTCGAAATCGAAGGCTTCAGCTTCTAAGTTCGCCATTTACTTCCGCCGCGGCCGCCGTCGTCGATGCGATGTGATGCCGATTCGAATCGAATCTCTTCCCGTTTTTTTCTATCTTAATTATTTCTGCCAGTGGTTTATGGGGATGTTAACTGGGCCTTTAGTGGGTTTGTATTGGGCCTTAACCTTTGATTTGTTTCGCTAATCTGTTTCAGAGATTTTGGGTCTTTCAGGACTAAAAGAAACTTTTAACGCAAGAAATACAGCTGATCATTATGATTATGATGGAATGGAACCCAAGGAAGCAGAGTGTGTGGTCTATGAAGATCAGAGATTCAGTGACAAGGCAGATGATGAAAGACTGGAGCAGAAAAAACTTGGAATAATTAACCTAGCATTGAATCTAGAGACTAGAGGCACCTGCTGTTATGATGGTGGAGAAGAATTTGGCAAAACAGATGAAAAAATAGAGTTTCTGCCTTGGCTAATTAATAGTCTCTAAACTATATGATCTGAGACAAAAACAACAATGTATTTAGTGtgatttcttttgttcttttgcTTATGTAGACACAAATCTCTATGATCTTTTAAGTTAGTGTGTGTCTAGCTAAGTATTGAAAAGATCTATTTGATGTGGAATTCGTATTGGTGATTAGGGAGAATCCTCAAGAATAAAGTTTCTGTTTAGCTAGTTTGTGTGTTGCATTCTGTTCTTAAACTTTTCCAAGGGGATCTCATGGAAACTAAACAACAGTGTCACACATTATCAGATCAATAGGTGTGATTTCTTTAGCTCTTTTGCATATGTAGCGAACTTATCAGACACAGAAAGCTTAACTTATTATTGTTGGAAAGAAACATCAAAATGAGGTATCAAGATGagttaacaaaataattatagcTTTTGCATTAGGTGCAAGTAAACTTTGAGAGGTCACAATATTCCAAAACAATAAACTTCAAGTGGCTTCAtagcatctatcttattaaaacagaaacatcaCAACTTCTTTTAGGCGGATTTTTAATATGGACctcatattttaattaaacacatcatcccttatatattaagcGTACCATAACCAACCTCataatttatcttattaaacGTATCATAACTAAATATGGCATCTATCTATGTTTGAccatattccatatattatTCTAGGTCGATTTATGTATGAATACATTATCATACATactatatcatatatttttaataatataaatttgaccATTTCCATTATCCTACATCGGTCAatagaataataatattacCCTATACTGTTTCATTTatagtatatactatatattatacacaCAAACTATTCATTTTCATTGGCTATATTCATTGTATTAGTACAAATAATATTAGATAGATTAATTATAGACACATACATGAGATAGATGAACCAACTAATATCGagtaatttttaatagaatagatttaacatttgaaatttatttaaacagatgccataataatattttgtccAAAAAGGTCCATTTTTGAACACGGTTTCATATCACAAGTTCATCTCGGTTACATCtttattagtaattttttttcatttcaaactGATCCAGCACAATATTTCGattttaaagttcatatatttCTGTTAATAAttgttatctatatatataattccggtaatttacaaaacaaaaaccttaatttttacttaacaataaaatattttatagaaaaaatccTTCTCCAAGTCATATCAATTATGCCTAATATCTCGGTGACCATATTGTGTGATTTGGTATTTATTATAGATTAGACAATTGGATTAGGGAATATTTGCGTAGTATATTCGTAAAATAAACATCTGGATTCAAATCtgaagtaaaataaattatattgaaaatcTTTCTATTCTTATAGAAATttcaatgtatatttttatttacataacaaaaaccaaaaaaaaattactttgcaATAAAATCTTTTATGGAAAAACCCTTTCTCCAAGTCATGTCAATTATGCATAATACCTCGATGAACATCTCGCGTGATTTGGTATTTATTATAGATTACTTATATGTTTATCGAAATATTTGGGTAGTAAAGTTTGTTCCTTTGCATTAAAATTAAACTGCAATTACTGGTTTTCATAATCATCTTCCACATCCACGATCggctccaaaaaaaaaactataacgAAACAAAGCACTTTTCGATTACTAAATAGTGTCAAACCATTAAGAAACAATTGGTTAATTCGCGTTAAAGTACTTCATTCATGGAAATAAAGACCAGTTTTGGGGGCGATACAAAattaatttcgtaatgtacaaaaaataatcaaaacacaagtTTTATAGCAAATTTTGTGTTACCATAAACAAAACACAATCCATACTTACAAATGAATAAaaacccgcccgaccgggcgggtcatgatctagtttgttttaaaagaagaaataatAACTTTGAATCAGTTTGCTCAAAAGAAAAGCTTTGAATCAGTTCCAAAATTCAAATCCCATTTTACCTTTCAGTTTTCCTAAAACGTGTCACTTTTATAAAATGACTATTTTAGTATGGAATGCTCATAAGAGATAAGAAACACATACTGCCAAACAATGAAGCATTTTAAAATGATTctttagaatataaatatttttatttttctgtttgttCTCTTAATTGATCAATTAGTTTCTTTCTGTTGCACTCCAGCTCTAGGCACCATCATCTCTGCAATTAACGTTACTTCTTTCTTCAGAAGTTaaatcaaagaagaaagaatAAAACTTTATCTTCCATCTTCGTCTTcaacagagaaagagagaagatgCTTCCACGTCAAAACCGTTCACCACCGTCTCCTCCAGACTCAAAGTCTCTGTCTTTGAGCGTTTCCTTCAAAGGGTGGAGGCTCCCGAACACAAAGTTCAAGTCTTGGGCCATCAAAATGTCTTCTCTACACAAACCCACATGGATACAAGCCGGGATTTTCGAAGCAGTAATGGCCTCTACCAAAGCATTCACCAAAGACACAGATCTCCTTCTATGCCTCGCCGAGAGATGGTGTCCAGACACCAACACTTTCGTCTTCCCTTGGGGCGAAGCAACCGTAACACTCGAAGACGTTTTGATGCTCCTAGGCTTCTCTGTTCTTGGCTCACCTGTTTTCACCGCTCTCGATGGTTCAGGAGAGAGGGTCAAGGAGGAGCTCGTGAAAGAGAGTCTTAAGATCAAGAAAGATAACAGCTTTGTGTTTGTGAGTCAACTAGAATGGATGAGGAGATTCATGAAcagtggtgatgatgatgatgagcttGAGCATGTTGCTTTCCTTGCGTTGTGGTTAAGTTACTTTGTGTTTCCGTCTGGTTATTATCATGTAGATGAATCTGTTTTCTCGGTTGCTGTTCATGTAGCAAGAGGCACTAGGATTTCTCTTGCTCCTGCTGTTCTTGCTCACCTCTACGCGGAGCTTACTATCTTGAAACAACACATTAGAGAGTTCACGGTAGAGGACAAGATTGAACTGAAGGCATTGTTTAAGTTGGTTCAGGTTTGGACGTGGGAGAGGTTCAAGGAGCTGCAACCGGGAAGGCCTAACCAGGTGCTGCTCAGAGGTGAGCCAAGATTGAGTATTTGGTATGATGATGATTCGAGGGAAAAGAGGAGTAGCAATAATGTGAGGGAGGCTCTTGAGAAGTCGAAAGTGGAGAGCTTTGAGTGGCGTCCTTACACGAAAGCTTTGGAGAACTGGAGGTTTCCTCTGTTTTACCCTGAGGATGCAATGTGGGTTCCTGTTGATGCTGATCTTGACGATGAGTTCATCACTTTTGCTCGGTGCGTCAAGGTGTCTAAGCTCGTTGGGATTGATTGTGTGGAGGACTACTTTCCC from Raphanus sativus cultivar WK10039 chromosome 8, ASM80110v3, whole genome shotgun sequence includes:
- the LOC108820651 gene encoding RNA-binding protein Y14, translated to MANLEAEAFDFEPEEDDLMDEDLGAADVSPRAAHPRLRSAISGADDGSANRKTKGRGFREEKDSDRQRRLSSRDFESLGSDGGPGPQRSIEGWIVLVTGVHEEAQEDDISNAFGDFGEIKSLHLNLDRRTGFVKGYALIEYEKSEEAQNAIKAMNGAEILTKNVCVDWAFSNGPNNAGSYRRRNMRSGRSRSPRRRF